The sequence AACATTGCGCCACCACATGTGTTGGTAAATAGAATATAATCGAACACAATAGAATGGAAACTGCATTGAATGTTCCGGACAATGGAATGAAGCGAATTGTGATTGTTGGGTGTGGATTTGCTGGTCTTGAGTTGGCCAAGAAGCTAAAAAAATCAAACTATCAGGTAGTGCTTATTGATAAGAATAGCTATCACCAGTTTCAACCGTTATTCTATCAGGTGGCTACAGCAGGGCTGGAGCCGCGAGATATTGCATTCCCTATACGCAAAATATTCCAAAACCAGACCAACGTCTATATTCGAATTACTGAGGTTATTGGGGTAGACTCCAGCACAAAAATGATTGAAACGGCTATTGGGTTTATAAACTACGATTACCTTGTTTTGGCCAACGGTGCCACTACCTCTTTTTTTGGCATGGCCAGCGTTGAACAAAATGCTATTCCCATGAAGAGTGTTCAGGAAGCGTTGGTTTTGCTTAATAATTTGCTTCACAACTATGAGGAGGCCCTTCTGAAAAAAGATGTTGCCGAACAAGATGCTCTGATGAATGTGGTGGTGGTGGGCGGTGGCCCAACTGGTGTTGAGTTGTCGGGTGCTTTGGCCGAAATGAAACGATACGTTTTCCCCAAGGATTATCCGGAACTGGACTGTTCACGCATTCGCATTATTTTAGTGGAGGCCTCGCCTAGAGTGCTGAATGGAATGTCGGAGTTTGCCTCAGAAAAGGCACATCGGTTTTTAAGCAAGTTGGGTGTTGAGGTGCTTACCAATACCCAAGTGATGGGATATGATGGAGATAAGGTTGATTTTAAAAACGAAGAGTTTATTGCTACTAAGACGCTGGTTTGGGCTGCTGGCATTGCTGCCAATGTAGTTCCCGGTCTTCGTGCCGACTCCTACACCAGAGGGCGACGCCTATCGGTTAATGGAATAAACCAAGTTGAGGGTTACGATGGTGTTTTTGCTGTTGGCGATGCGGCCTTTATGGTTGAAGAAGAAAAGTGGCCCAACGGCCACCCTCAGGTAGCACAAGTGGCCATCCAGCAGGCGAAGAATTTGGCGAAGAACTTTGTTCGTATGGACGAAGGTAAGCTAACCAAACCCTTCAAATACGTGAACTTGGGTACCATGGCTACCATTGGACGAAATAAGGCTGTGGTCGACCTATCGTTTATTAAGTTTAAGGGTTTGTTTGCTTGGATGATTTGGATGTTTATACACCTGCGGTCAATCTTTGGCGTTAAAAATAAAATTCTGGTGTTTATCAATTGGGTATGGAGCTATATCACCTATGATCAGTCGCTGCGACTTACCTTTTTGCCCAAAGGATTTCGGTTTAAATAATTACAATAGTGGCATGAATCACCAGAAAAGTGTCTGGAGGTGGCGCAAAATTGCTCAACCTATTTTACTCCATATTGGTGTGCCGTCAAATTGTTAATTTTCTTTGCAATGCACAAACGTGCTACTCCACTTGCTTGCCCGACAGGGTGATTATTGAAGATGTAAATACTTTCCTCGAGCGGATAAAAATGCTGCGAAGTGATCATGTTTGTTTCGAGGCATCACCACGTCGGCGTCCACATCTTGCGTCGAGTGTGTTGCTATTGCATCCTGTTCCGGTGATTCTTTAGTTTAGGTTGCTTATTCTGGTAAATGTTCTCTAAGATTAACTAAAGATTGTTGTTTTGTCTCACAGTATGTTAGATTGCGAATGGGGCAGGAAAACGTTTTTAATGAAGAGATTCTCAATCTCATCGTGTCAAAATGCAGTGATTTCGAAAATGACGAATTGTAGTTGATAATCCTTCCCATTTCGTGAAATTAGCAAAATTTGACAGCTTAACATTCTTAACAGGTTTTTAATTATTTCCGTTTACCTTTGCGCCACAAGTAGAAAAATGGAGAAATTCAAGTTTATCGACCTTTTTGCTGGTATTGGCGGTTTTCATGTGGCCATGGAAAAGTTAGGTGGTGAGTGCGTGTTTGCCTCTGAGATAAACAAGTTCTCCATTGCAACCTATCAGGAAAACTATGGGATGGATGCAGGCTTCGACATCTGTCAGGTTGCTGAGGAGGAGATTCCGGCCCACGATGTGCTATGCGGTGGCTTTCCCTGTCAAGCCTTTTCGAAGGCGGGCAAGCAAGCTGGTTTTGTCGATACTAGGGGAACCCTTTTCTTCGAAATTGAGCGCATCCTTAAATTTCATCGACCAAAGTATATTGTGTTGGAGAACGTGCGCAATCTTGTTTCGCACGATGGTGGTAACACTTGGCGCGTAATTTCTGCTAAACTGAAGGAGTTGGGCTACCTTATTACCGAATCGCCCATTATTATGAGTCCTCACCAGTTAGGCATTCCACAGCTGCGCGAACGAGTTTATATTCTCGGGATCCTAAAGGAACACACCTTGCTCGATACGCTAATTATTGATATTCCAACGCCGGTTAAGCATAAAACCAATGCAAAAAAAATGCTCGATGGCAAGGGTGGCGACGAATATCGAATTTCCGATTATGAGGAGATGGTGCTCGATGCGTGGGATGATTTTATGCAAGGAATAGACA is a genomic window of Williamwhitmania taraxaci containing:
- a CDS encoding DNA cytosine methyltransferase; this translates as MEKFKFIDLFAGIGGFHVAMEKLGGECVFASEINKFSIATYQENYGMDAGFDICQVAEEEIPAHDVLCGGFPCQAFSKAGKQAGFVDTRGTLFFEIERILKFHRPKYIVLENVRNLVSHDGGNTWRVISAKLKELGYLITESPIIMSPHQLGIPQLRERVYILGILKEHTLLDTLIIDIPTPVKHKTNAKKMLDGKGGDEYRISDYEEMVLDAWDDFMQGIDKKVIGFPVWSEEFRATYDYSKLPLWKQGFIAKNRELYQRNKPFLDGWFKKHDNLEKFVPTHTKFEWQAGDSIKSLWEGIIQFRPSGIRVKRPTEFPALVAMVHIPIIGWEKRRLTPREAANLQSFPKNFKINSNPQQAYKQFGNSVNVEVVKFLADQLFQLGKNT
- a CDS encoding NAD(P)/FAD-dependent oxidoreductase; the protein is METALNVPDNGMKRIVIVGCGFAGLELAKKLKKSNYQVVLIDKNSYHQFQPLFYQVATAGLEPRDIAFPIRKIFQNQTNVYIRITEVIGVDSSTKMIETAIGFINYDYLVLANGATTSFFGMASVEQNAIPMKSVQEALVLLNNLLHNYEEALLKKDVAEQDALMNVVVVGGGPTGVELSGALAEMKRYVFPKDYPELDCSRIRIILVEASPRVLNGMSEFASEKAHRFLSKLGVEVLTNTQVMGYDGDKVDFKNEEFIATKTLVWAAGIAANVVPGLRADSYTRGRRLSVNGINQVEGYDGVFAVGDAAFMVEEEKWPNGHPQVAQVAIQQAKNLAKNFVRMDEGKLTKPFKYVNLGTMATIGRNKAVVDLSFIKFKGLFAWMIWMFIHLRSIFGVKNKILVFINWVWSYITYDQSLRLTFLPKGFRFK